The Dunckerocampus dactyliophorus isolate RoL2022-P2 chromosome 1, RoL_Ddac_1.1, whole genome shotgun sequence genome has a segment encoding these proteins:
- the LOC129183506 gene encoding PDZ domain-containing protein 4-like isoform X3, translating into MGCNMCVVKRPEEHYKVMYQQKGWSNSLRPMERHGTVKVKGRMRSHLPLDRPLNSQQPLQQPGTIHKSHRRKGGITCVRNGTSSTSISSVAMVAIPNCVDNATQTDISFQHGGTSGRGKGHHHLGQGDFSPQPPPTPPLLPLMEHYGMSAFCMFDYNDPNDYLDITHHEVDRADDLEYEEVELYKSTQEEKLGLTVCYRTDDEDHLGIYVGEVNPNSIAAKNGRIREGDRILQINGVDIQNREEAVAILTREDSINFSLLLARPDMEDDATEGMRMGLDEDAGSKLLNDQASSSSHLSGYWPLSQYSGGSGGQLDGDEDEEGDEEEGKKAETNDGDCPVPLLPLLNLPPLLSTSQDLDSGLGRTDDSTRYEESSEHDLLGDQTSACNTNTTNTPGSTRKFRPGPSPRLSPRPSPGFCPSTQLTPSPGHSRGDPTQPFLHLCSFQLSSDSLTGPDWTETGATQNHVHHKLQQHKSPLSMMVMMPGLTEDECQRYLELLEIRYQYDRRPRKQPQDVHAKEMGLQERKDEEERERGEEVDMNCNVTVSQHEMALIEEELRHLEFKCRNILRAQKMQQLREQCLKAWMMEEETVEAGMLDGDEGRELSAINELPERSNDSTSAYNSGGESCRSTPMASSERIPPLQEEDDDAGRPPMSPPTLLPLGYLPPLNSPLTSRRRDCERRHSNLGCSLSPRAGWNYDQGNSFHSMPSTPSKFRSLSREAGSSPRRVVADEGRCSKTGTNPTRPGGGSAKSSPLLSQRHQSRVKPLERYQSCIALPSDGLVDQLDQLVRERRRVEGAERGAGTGSSGPASPRSAPYSLEDQHAAPRLGLALPLGLLHSSPTATSQRMEWKVKIRSDGTRYVAKRPVRDRLLKARAMKIREERSGMTTDDDAASEMKQGRYWSKEERKQQLLRAREYRRRREFMMQSRLDYLKGDRDASSSAGDAEEPPSSQILLCQKKSTKERNRRILDNWITIQELLAHGLQSPDGKKIFNPLLSVTTV; encoded by the exons GTTAAAGGAAGGATGCGTTCTCACCTTCCGTTGGACAGACCACTAAACTCCCAGCAGCCTTTGCAACAGCCTGGGACGATCCACAAGAGCCACAGAAGAAAAG GTGGCATCACGTGCGTAAGAAATGGGACAAGCAGCACCTCCATCTCCTCCGTTGCCATGGTAGCGATTCCCAACTGCGTAGACAACGCCACCCAGACAGACATCTCCTTCCAGCATGGTGGGACCTCAGGGAGGGGCAAAGGTCACCATCACCTGGGCCAGGGGGACTTCTCCCCACAGCCGCCACCGACTCCCCCCCTCCTTCCGCTGATGGAGCACTACGGGATGAGCGCCTT CTGCATGTTTGACTACAACGACCCCAACGACTACTTGGACATTACGCACCACGAAGTGGACAGGGCTGACGACCTGGAGTACGAG GAGGTGGAGCTCTACAAATCCACTCAGGAGGAAAAGCTAGGCCTGACTGTCTGCTACAGGACGGATGACGAGGACCACCTGGGCATTTATGTTGGCGAG GTGAACCCAAACAGCATCGCAGCCAAGAATGGACGCATCAGGGAGGGAGACCGAATACTTCAG ATCAACGGAGTGGACATTCAGAACCGAGAAGAGGCGGTAGCCATCTTGACCCGAGAGGACAGCATCAACTTCTCTTTGCTGCTGGCTCGGCCCGACATGGAG GATGATGCAACAGAGGGCATGAGGATGGGTCTAGATGAAGATGCAGGTTCCAAGCTGCTTAATGATCAAGCCTCTTCCTCCAGCCACCTCTCTGGTTATTGGCCCCTCAGTCAGTACTCAGGAGGAAGCGGAGGACAATTGGATGGTGATGAAGATGAGGAAGGTGACGAGGAGGAAGGAAAGAAGGCGGAGACAAATGACGGCGATTGTCCAGTGCCCCTTCTACCCCTGCTCAACCTGCCGCCCCTGCTGTCTACCAGTCAAGACCTGGACAGCGGACTGGGCCGCACCGATGACAGTACCCGCTACGAGGAGTCCTCCGAGCACGACCTGCTGGGGGATCAAACCAGCGCCTGTAACACCAACACCACTAACACCCCCGGCAGCACCCGCAAGTTCCGTCCCGGACCCAGTCCAAG GCTCAGTCCACGACCCAGTCCCGGCTTCTGCCCAAGCACCCAGCTGACCCCCAGCCCCGGGCATAGCCGAGGAGACCCCACGCAGCCTTTCCTGCACCTCTGTagcttccagctcagctctgaCTCTCTCACTGGGCCGGACTGGACAGAGACGGGGGCAACGCAAAACCACGTCCACCACAAG CTCCAGCAGCACAAGAGTCCCCTgagcatgatggtgatgatgccAGGCCTGACAGAGGATGAGTGCCAGCGCTACCTGGAGCTGCTGGAAATCAGGTACCAGTACGACAGACGGCCCAGGAAGCAACCTCAAGATGTCCATGCCAAAGAGATGGGTCTTCAGGAGAGAAAAGACGAAGAAGAGCGGGAAAGAGGAGAAGAGGTGGACATGAACTGCAACGTGACCGTGAGCCAGCACGAGATGGCGCTCATCGAGGAGGAGCTGCGTCACCTGGAGTTCAAATGTCGCAACATCCTCCGCGCTCAGAAGATGCAGCAGCTTAGGGAGCAATGCCTGAAAGCATGGATGATGGAGGAGGAGACAGTGGAAGCAG GTATGCTTGACGGGGATGAGGGCCGTGAGTTGTCAGCCATTAACGAGCTTCCGGAGCGTTCCAATGACAGCACCAGCGCCTACAACAGTGGCGGGGAGAGCTGCCGCAGCACACCAATGGCCAGCAGCGAACGGATACCGCCTCTCCAGGAAGAAGACGACGATGCAGGGAGACCGCCCATGTCCCCACCTACGCTCCTCCCCCTCGGTTACCTCCCACCTCTGAACTCGCCTCTCACCAGCCGCCGTCGGGACTGTGAGAGGCGCCACTCCAACCTTGGGTGCTCTCTCTCGCCCAGGGCTGGATGGAATTACGACCAGGGCAACAGCTTCCACTCCATGCCATCCACGCCCTCCAAGTTCAG ATCTCTGTCCAGAGAGGCTGGGTCATCACCTAGAAGGGTTGTAGCTGATGAAGGGCGGTGCTCCAAAACTG GTACCAACCCtaccaggcctggaggaggcaGTGCAAAGTCCAGCCCCCTCCTGTCCCAGCGTCACCAAAGCCGGGTAAAGCCCTTGGAACGCTACCAGAGCTGCATCGCGCTGCCCTCCGATGGCCTGGTAGACCAGCTGGATCAGCTGGTTCGAGAGAGGAGGAGGGTAGAGGGTGCGGAGAGAGGGGCGGGCACAGGCAGCAGCGGGCCCGCAAGCCCCCGTAGTGCCCCCTACAGTCTGGAGGACCAGCACGCAGCCCCACGGTTGGGACTAGCATTACCACTTGGGCTGTTGCACTCGTCACCAACCGCCACGTCACAGCGCATGGAATGGAAG GTGAAGATCCGCAGCGATGGCACTCGTTACGTGGCCAAGCGGCCTGTGAGAGACCGGCTGCTCAAGGCCAGAGCCATGAAGATCAGAGAGGAACGTAGTGGCATGACGACTGATGACGACGCTGCCAGTGAGATGAAACAG GGGCGATACTGGAGCAAAGAAGAGAGGAAGCAGCAGCTGTTGAGAGCCAGAGAGTACAGACGAAGGAGAGAGTTCATGATGCAGAGCCGCCTGGACTACTTGAAGGGGGACAG GGATGCTTCATCATCAGCAGGTGATGCTGAAGAGCCTCCTTCCTCTCAGATCCTCCTTTGCCAGAAAAAGAGCACCAAGGAAAGGAATCGACGTATTCTGGACAACTGGATCACTATTCAGGAGCTGCTGGCTCATGGTTTGCAGTCTCCAGATGGAAAGAAAATATTTAACCCCCTCCTTTCCGTGACCACTGTGTGA
- the LOC129183506 gene encoding PDZ domain-containing protein 4-like isoform X1, with the protein MGCNMCVVKRPEEHYKVMYQQKGWSNSLRPMERHGTVKVKGRMRSHLPLDRPLNSQQPLQQPGTIHKSHRRKGGITCVRNGTSSTSISSVAMVAIPNCVDNATQTDISFQHGGTSGRGKGHHHLGQGDFSPQPPPTPPLLPLMEHYGMSAFCMFDYNDPNDYLDITHHEVDRADDLEYEEVELYKSTQEEKLGLTVCYRTDDEDHLGIYVGEVNALNVLWFSLLTSFGHVTQVNPNSIAAKNGRIREGDRILQINGVDIQNREEAVAILTREDSINFSLLLARPDMEDDATEGMRMGLDEDAGSKLLNDQASSSSHLSGYWPLSQYSGGSGGQLDGDEDEEGDEEEGKKAETNDGDCPVPLLPLLNLPPLLSTSQDLDSGLGRTDDSTRYEESSEHDLLGDQTSACNTNTTNTPGSTRKFRPGPSPRLSPRPSPGFCPSTQLTPSPGHSRGDPTQPFLHLCSFQLSSDSLTGPDWTETGATQNHVHHKLQQHKSPLSMMVMMPGLTEDECQRYLELLEIRYQYDRRPRKQPQDVHAKEMGLQERKDEEERERGEEVDMNCNVTVSQHEMALIEEELRHLEFKCRNILRAQKMQQLREQCLKAWMMEEETVEAGMLDGDEGRELSAINELPERSNDSTSAYNSGGESCRSTPMASSERIPPLQEEDDDAGRPPMSPPTLLPLGYLPPLNSPLTSRRRDCERRHSNLGCSLSPRAGWNYDQGNSFHSMPSTPSKFRSLSREAGSSPRRVVADEGRCSKTGTNPTRPGGGSAKSSPLLSQRHQSRVKPLERYQSCIALPSDGLVDQLDQLVRERRRVEGAERGAGTGSSGPASPRSAPYSLEDQHAAPRLGLALPLGLLHSSPTATSQRMEWKVKIRSDGTRYVAKRPVRDRLLKARAMKIREERSGMTTDDDAASEMKQGRYWSKEERKQQLLRAREYRRRREFMMQSRLDYLKGDRDASSSAGDAEEPPSSQILLCQKKSTKERNRRILDNWITIQELLAHGLQSPDGKKIFNPLLSVTTV; encoded by the exons GTTAAAGGAAGGATGCGTTCTCACCTTCCGTTGGACAGACCACTAAACTCCCAGCAGCCTTTGCAACAGCCTGGGACGATCCACAAGAGCCACAGAAGAAAAG GTGGCATCACGTGCGTAAGAAATGGGACAAGCAGCACCTCCATCTCCTCCGTTGCCATGGTAGCGATTCCCAACTGCGTAGACAACGCCACCCAGACAGACATCTCCTTCCAGCATGGTGGGACCTCAGGGAGGGGCAAAGGTCACCATCACCTGGGCCAGGGGGACTTCTCCCCACAGCCGCCACCGACTCCCCCCCTCCTTCCGCTGATGGAGCACTACGGGATGAGCGCCTT CTGCATGTTTGACTACAACGACCCCAACGACTACTTGGACATTACGCACCACGAAGTGGACAGGGCTGACGACCTGGAGTACGAG GAGGTGGAGCTCTACAAATCCACTCAGGAGGAAAAGCTAGGCCTGACTGTCTGCTACAGGACGGATGACGAGGACCACCTGGGCATTTATGTTGGCGAGGTAAACGCTCTGAACGTTCTGTGGTTCTCTTTGTTGACTTCTTTTGGTCATGTGACGCAGGTGAACCCAAACAGCATCGCAGCCAAGAATGGACGCATCAGGGAGGGAGACCGAATACTTCAG ATCAACGGAGTGGACATTCAGAACCGAGAAGAGGCGGTAGCCATCTTGACCCGAGAGGACAGCATCAACTTCTCTTTGCTGCTGGCTCGGCCCGACATGGAG GATGATGCAACAGAGGGCATGAGGATGGGTCTAGATGAAGATGCAGGTTCCAAGCTGCTTAATGATCAAGCCTCTTCCTCCAGCCACCTCTCTGGTTATTGGCCCCTCAGTCAGTACTCAGGAGGAAGCGGAGGACAATTGGATGGTGATGAAGATGAGGAAGGTGACGAGGAGGAAGGAAAGAAGGCGGAGACAAATGACGGCGATTGTCCAGTGCCCCTTCTACCCCTGCTCAACCTGCCGCCCCTGCTGTCTACCAGTCAAGACCTGGACAGCGGACTGGGCCGCACCGATGACAGTACCCGCTACGAGGAGTCCTCCGAGCACGACCTGCTGGGGGATCAAACCAGCGCCTGTAACACCAACACCACTAACACCCCCGGCAGCACCCGCAAGTTCCGTCCCGGACCCAGTCCAAG GCTCAGTCCACGACCCAGTCCCGGCTTCTGCCCAAGCACCCAGCTGACCCCCAGCCCCGGGCATAGCCGAGGAGACCCCACGCAGCCTTTCCTGCACCTCTGTagcttccagctcagctctgaCTCTCTCACTGGGCCGGACTGGACAGAGACGGGGGCAACGCAAAACCACGTCCACCACAAG CTCCAGCAGCACAAGAGTCCCCTgagcatgatggtgatgatgccAGGCCTGACAGAGGATGAGTGCCAGCGCTACCTGGAGCTGCTGGAAATCAGGTACCAGTACGACAGACGGCCCAGGAAGCAACCTCAAGATGTCCATGCCAAAGAGATGGGTCTTCAGGAGAGAAAAGACGAAGAAGAGCGGGAAAGAGGAGAAGAGGTGGACATGAACTGCAACGTGACCGTGAGCCAGCACGAGATGGCGCTCATCGAGGAGGAGCTGCGTCACCTGGAGTTCAAATGTCGCAACATCCTCCGCGCTCAGAAGATGCAGCAGCTTAGGGAGCAATGCCTGAAAGCATGGATGATGGAGGAGGAGACAGTGGAAGCAG GTATGCTTGACGGGGATGAGGGCCGTGAGTTGTCAGCCATTAACGAGCTTCCGGAGCGTTCCAATGACAGCACCAGCGCCTACAACAGTGGCGGGGAGAGCTGCCGCAGCACACCAATGGCCAGCAGCGAACGGATACCGCCTCTCCAGGAAGAAGACGACGATGCAGGGAGACCGCCCATGTCCCCACCTACGCTCCTCCCCCTCGGTTACCTCCCACCTCTGAACTCGCCTCTCACCAGCCGCCGTCGGGACTGTGAGAGGCGCCACTCCAACCTTGGGTGCTCTCTCTCGCCCAGGGCTGGATGGAATTACGACCAGGGCAACAGCTTCCACTCCATGCCATCCACGCCCTCCAAGTTCAG ATCTCTGTCCAGAGAGGCTGGGTCATCACCTAGAAGGGTTGTAGCTGATGAAGGGCGGTGCTCCAAAACTG GTACCAACCCtaccaggcctggaggaggcaGTGCAAAGTCCAGCCCCCTCCTGTCCCAGCGTCACCAAAGCCGGGTAAAGCCCTTGGAACGCTACCAGAGCTGCATCGCGCTGCCCTCCGATGGCCTGGTAGACCAGCTGGATCAGCTGGTTCGAGAGAGGAGGAGGGTAGAGGGTGCGGAGAGAGGGGCGGGCACAGGCAGCAGCGGGCCCGCAAGCCCCCGTAGTGCCCCCTACAGTCTGGAGGACCAGCACGCAGCCCCACGGTTGGGACTAGCATTACCACTTGGGCTGTTGCACTCGTCACCAACCGCCACGTCACAGCGCATGGAATGGAAG GTGAAGATCCGCAGCGATGGCACTCGTTACGTGGCCAAGCGGCCTGTGAGAGACCGGCTGCTCAAGGCCAGAGCCATGAAGATCAGAGAGGAACGTAGTGGCATGACGACTGATGACGACGCTGCCAGTGAGATGAAACAG GGGCGATACTGGAGCAAAGAAGAGAGGAAGCAGCAGCTGTTGAGAGCCAGAGAGTACAGACGAAGGAGAGAGTTCATGATGCAGAGCCGCCTGGACTACTTGAAGGGGGACAG GGATGCTTCATCATCAGCAGGTGATGCTGAAGAGCCTCCTTCCTCTCAGATCCTCCTTTGCCAGAAAAAGAGCACCAAGGAAAGGAATCGACGTATTCTGGACAACTGGATCACTATTCAGGAGCTGCTGGCTCATGGTTTGCAGTCTCCAGATGGAAAGAAAATATTTAACCCCCTCCTTTCCGTGACCACTGTGTGA
- the LOC129183506 gene encoding PDZ domain-containing protein 4-like isoform X2, which produces MGCNMCVVKRPEEHYKVMYQVKGRMRSHLPLDRPLNSQQPLQQPGTIHKSHRRKGGITCVRNGTSSTSISSVAMVAIPNCVDNATQTDISFQHGGTSGRGKGHHHLGQGDFSPQPPPTPPLLPLMEHYGMSAFCMFDYNDPNDYLDITHHEVDRADDLEYEEVELYKSTQEEKLGLTVCYRTDDEDHLGIYVGEVNALNVLWFSLLTSFGHVTQVNPNSIAAKNGRIREGDRILQINGVDIQNREEAVAILTREDSINFSLLLARPDMEDDATEGMRMGLDEDAGSKLLNDQASSSSHLSGYWPLSQYSGGSGGQLDGDEDEEGDEEEGKKAETNDGDCPVPLLPLLNLPPLLSTSQDLDSGLGRTDDSTRYEESSEHDLLGDQTSACNTNTTNTPGSTRKFRPGPSPRLSPRPSPGFCPSTQLTPSPGHSRGDPTQPFLHLCSFQLSSDSLTGPDWTETGATQNHVHHKLQQHKSPLSMMVMMPGLTEDECQRYLELLEIRYQYDRRPRKQPQDVHAKEMGLQERKDEEERERGEEVDMNCNVTVSQHEMALIEEELRHLEFKCRNILRAQKMQQLREQCLKAWMMEEETVEAGMLDGDEGRELSAINELPERSNDSTSAYNSGGESCRSTPMASSERIPPLQEEDDDAGRPPMSPPTLLPLGYLPPLNSPLTSRRRDCERRHSNLGCSLSPRAGWNYDQGNSFHSMPSTPSKFRSLSREAGSSPRRVVADEGRCSKTGTNPTRPGGGSAKSSPLLSQRHQSRVKPLERYQSCIALPSDGLVDQLDQLVRERRRVEGAERGAGTGSSGPASPRSAPYSLEDQHAAPRLGLALPLGLLHSSPTATSQRMEWKVKIRSDGTRYVAKRPVRDRLLKARAMKIREERSGMTTDDDAASEMKQGRYWSKEERKQQLLRAREYRRRREFMMQSRLDYLKGDRDASSSAGDAEEPPSSQILLCQKKSTKERNRRILDNWITIQELLAHGLQSPDGKKIFNPLLSVTTV; this is translated from the exons GTTAAAGGAAGGATGCGTTCTCACCTTCCGTTGGACAGACCACTAAACTCCCAGCAGCCTTTGCAACAGCCTGGGACGATCCACAAGAGCCACAGAAGAAAAG GTGGCATCACGTGCGTAAGAAATGGGACAAGCAGCACCTCCATCTCCTCCGTTGCCATGGTAGCGATTCCCAACTGCGTAGACAACGCCACCCAGACAGACATCTCCTTCCAGCATGGTGGGACCTCAGGGAGGGGCAAAGGTCACCATCACCTGGGCCAGGGGGACTTCTCCCCACAGCCGCCACCGACTCCCCCCCTCCTTCCGCTGATGGAGCACTACGGGATGAGCGCCTT CTGCATGTTTGACTACAACGACCCCAACGACTACTTGGACATTACGCACCACGAAGTGGACAGGGCTGACGACCTGGAGTACGAG GAGGTGGAGCTCTACAAATCCACTCAGGAGGAAAAGCTAGGCCTGACTGTCTGCTACAGGACGGATGACGAGGACCACCTGGGCATTTATGTTGGCGAGGTAAACGCTCTGAACGTTCTGTGGTTCTCTTTGTTGACTTCTTTTGGTCATGTGACGCAGGTGAACCCAAACAGCATCGCAGCCAAGAATGGACGCATCAGGGAGGGAGACCGAATACTTCAG ATCAACGGAGTGGACATTCAGAACCGAGAAGAGGCGGTAGCCATCTTGACCCGAGAGGACAGCATCAACTTCTCTTTGCTGCTGGCTCGGCCCGACATGGAG GATGATGCAACAGAGGGCATGAGGATGGGTCTAGATGAAGATGCAGGTTCCAAGCTGCTTAATGATCAAGCCTCTTCCTCCAGCCACCTCTCTGGTTATTGGCCCCTCAGTCAGTACTCAGGAGGAAGCGGAGGACAATTGGATGGTGATGAAGATGAGGAAGGTGACGAGGAGGAAGGAAAGAAGGCGGAGACAAATGACGGCGATTGTCCAGTGCCCCTTCTACCCCTGCTCAACCTGCCGCCCCTGCTGTCTACCAGTCAAGACCTGGACAGCGGACTGGGCCGCACCGATGACAGTACCCGCTACGAGGAGTCCTCCGAGCACGACCTGCTGGGGGATCAAACCAGCGCCTGTAACACCAACACCACTAACACCCCCGGCAGCACCCGCAAGTTCCGTCCCGGACCCAGTCCAAG GCTCAGTCCACGACCCAGTCCCGGCTTCTGCCCAAGCACCCAGCTGACCCCCAGCCCCGGGCATAGCCGAGGAGACCCCACGCAGCCTTTCCTGCACCTCTGTagcttccagctcagctctgaCTCTCTCACTGGGCCGGACTGGACAGAGACGGGGGCAACGCAAAACCACGTCCACCACAAG CTCCAGCAGCACAAGAGTCCCCTgagcatgatggtgatgatgccAGGCCTGACAGAGGATGAGTGCCAGCGCTACCTGGAGCTGCTGGAAATCAGGTACCAGTACGACAGACGGCCCAGGAAGCAACCTCAAGATGTCCATGCCAAAGAGATGGGTCTTCAGGAGAGAAAAGACGAAGAAGAGCGGGAAAGAGGAGAAGAGGTGGACATGAACTGCAACGTGACCGTGAGCCAGCACGAGATGGCGCTCATCGAGGAGGAGCTGCGTCACCTGGAGTTCAAATGTCGCAACATCCTCCGCGCTCAGAAGATGCAGCAGCTTAGGGAGCAATGCCTGAAAGCATGGATGATGGAGGAGGAGACAGTGGAAGCAG GTATGCTTGACGGGGATGAGGGCCGTGAGTTGTCAGCCATTAACGAGCTTCCGGAGCGTTCCAATGACAGCACCAGCGCCTACAACAGTGGCGGGGAGAGCTGCCGCAGCACACCAATGGCCAGCAGCGAACGGATACCGCCTCTCCAGGAAGAAGACGACGATGCAGGGAGACCGCCCATGTCCCCACCTACGCTCCTCCCCCTCGGTTACCTCCCACCTCTGAACTCGCCTCTCACCAGCCGCCGTCGGGACTGTGAGAGGCGCCACTCCAACCTTGGGTGCTCTCTCTCGCCCAGGGCTGGATGGAATTACGACCAGGGCAACAGCTTCCACTCCATGCCATCCACGCCCTCCAAGTTCAG ATCTCTGTCCAGAGAGGCTGGGTCATCACCTAGAAGGGTTGTAGCTGATGAAGGGCGGTGCTCCAAAACTG GTACCAACCCtaccaggcctggaggaggcaGTGCAAAGTCCAGCCCCCTCCTGTCCCAGCGTCACCAAAGCCGGGTAAAGCCCTTGGAACGCTACCAGAGCTGCATCGCGCTGCCCTCCGATGGCCTGGTAGACCAGCTGGATCAGCTGGTTCGAGAGAGGAGGAGGGTAGAGGGTGCGGAGAGAGGGGCGGGCACAGGCAGCAGCGGGCCCGCAAGCCCCCGTAGTGCCCCCTACAGTCTGGAGGACCAGCACGCAGCCCCACGGTTGGGACTAGCATTACCACTTGGGCTGTTGCACTCGTCACCAACCGCCACGTCACAGCGCATGGAATGGAAG GTGAAGATCCGCAGCGATGGCACTCGTTACGTGGCCAAGCGGCCTGTGAGAGACCGGCTGCTCAAGGCCAGAGCCATGAAGATCAGAGAGGAACGTAGTGGCATGACGACTGATGACGACGCTGCCAGTGAGATGAAACAG GGGCGATACTGGAGCAAAGAAGAGAGGAAGCAGCAGCTGTTGAGAGCCAGAGAGTACAGACGAAGGAGAGAGTTCATGATGCAGAGCCGCCTGGACTACTTGAAGGGGGACAG GGATGCTTCATCATCAGCAGGTGATGCTGAAGAGCCTCCTTCCTCTCAGATCCTCCTTTGCCAGAAAAAGAGCACCAAGGAAAGGAATCGACGTATTCTGGACAACTGGATCACTATTCAGGAGCTGCTGGCTCATGGTTTGCAGTCTCCAGATGGAAAGAAAATATTTAACCCCCTCCTTTCCGTGACCACTGTGTGA